The proteins below come from a single Longimicrobiales bacterium genomic window:
- a CDS encoding UDP-N-acetylmuramoyl-L-alanyl-D-glutamate--2,6-diaminopimelate ligase, translating to MSRPREVPLRAIVERLDNAGLLAGPRPAVDLQVGGIADDSRRVEPGMVFCAWHGTARDSHDFIPLAVHAGAVAVIAERADDTGPTPRIIVRDGRRAAAVAASVVYGDPQDDLVLVGITGTNGKTTTAWLVRHVLAARWPSASLGTLGAVLERGQIVSGSDTLTTPGPVELAATLRALVDRGVRALAMEASSHALHQGRMHGLRFDAGVFTNLSRDHLDYHGTLESYLEAKLQLEDLLREDGWAIANADDRAWDSLGAKGARLLRFGIHHDANITARDLEIDGRGAHFRLETPKGAVPVSLPLLGAYNVSNALAAAAVGVALDFAPDEIAHQLETTPQVPGRLERLTAIPCPVLRDYAHTPDALERALATLRPLTDGRVIVVFGAGGDRDRGKRPLMGSAAQEGADVAIVTSDNPRTEDPDAIIDEIVGGMRDGYVRITDRRAAIAAALDMASADDIILLAGKGHETYQVIGTEKRPFDEAAIVHELLESTNGAAR from the coding sequence GTGAGCCGCCCGCGCGAGGTCCCGCTGCGCGCCATCGTCGAGCGGCTCGACAATGCGGGTCTGCTCGCGGGCCCGCGGCCGGCCGTCGACCTGCAGGTCGGCGGCATCGCGGATGACAGCCGGCGCGTCGAGCCCGGTATGGTGTTCTGTGCATGGCATGGCACCGCGCGCGACAGCCACGATTTCATCCCGCTCGCCGTGCACGCAGGCGCGGTCGCCGTGATCGCCGAGCGCGCGGACGACACCGGTCCCACCCCGCGCATCATCGTTCGTGACGGCCGCCGCGCGGCGGCGGTCGCTGCGAGCGTGGTGTACGGTGATCCCCAGGACGATCTCGTGCTGGTCGGCATCACGGGCACGAACGGCAAGACGACGACCGCCTGGCTGGTGCGCCACGTTCTGGCGGCGCGCTGGCCGAGCGCATCGCTCGGAACGCTGGGCGCGGTGCTGGAGCGCGGCCAGATCGTGAGCGGCAGTGACACGCTGACGACACCCGGCCCGGTCGAGCTTGCGGCGACACTGCGCGCCCTGGTCGACCGCGGCGTGCGTGCGCTCGCGATGGAGGCGTCGTCGCACGCGCTGCACCAGGGGCGCATGCACGGGCTCCGGTTCGATGCCGGCGTCTTCACGAACCTGAGCCGGGATCATCTCGACTACCACGGCACACTCGAGTCGTATCTCGAGGCGAAGCTGCAGCTCGAGGATCTGCTGCGCGAGGACGGCTGGGCAATTGCCAATGCCGACGACCGCGCGTGGGATTCGCTCGGCGCAAAGGGCGCGCGGCTGCTGCGCTTCGGCATCCATCACGACGCCAACATCACCGCCCGCGACCTGGAGATCGACGGCCGTGGTGCGCACTTCCGGCTGGAAACGCCGAAGGGTGCGGTGCCCGTCTCACTGCCGCTGCTCGGCGCGTACAACGTATCCAACGCGCTTGCGGCGGCCGCGGTGGGTGTGGCTTTGGATTTCGCGCCCGACGAGATCGCGCACCAGCTCGAGACGACGCCGCAGGTACCGGGGCGGCTCGAGCGGCTCACCGCCATCCCGTGTCCCGTGCTGCGCGACTACGCCCACACACCCGATGCGCTGGAGCGTGCGCTTGCAACGCTGCGCCCGCTCACCGACGGCCGGGTGATCGTCGTCTTCGGCGCGGGTGGCGATCGCGACCGGGGCAAGCGCCCGCTGATGGGCAGCGCAGCGCAGGAGGGAGCGGACGTCGCGATCGTAACGTCGGACAATCCGCGCACCGAGGATCCGGACGCCATCATCGACGAGATCGTCGGCGGGATGCGGGACGGCTACGTGCGCATCACGGATCGTCGCGCTGCGATCGCTGCGGCGCTCGACATGGCATCGGCGGACGACATCATCCTGCTCGCGGGGAAGGGCCACGAGACGTACCAGGTGATCGGGACGGAGAAGCGGCCGTTCGACGAGGCCGCAATCGTGCACGAGCTGCTCGAGAGTACGAACGGAGCGGCACGATGA
- a CDS encoding penicillin-binding transpeptidase domain-containing protein — MSRRREAAPRAPALRRRVLLLGVLCGAGVVMARTAHLTLGEGVEWAERAEQQQEQGLSLPAPRGTIYDRNGVPLAASRDVYRIAIAPREVKDRERVISALTEVGGVSLREARRATDVKRRWVVLRGRFGAAAREALDGVQGVHFETVQQRFYPHGTIAHELLGRVNAEGTALGGLEMELDDVLRGEPGRATVRRDARGRPIPGAMVRVVEPKPGQDVYLTLDAELQSIADEALRVAIDSTRAAGGEFLLLDPRTGDVLAAASRGRDGAASNWRAVTEPYEPGSTIKPFLVASLLAAGRARMTDSVFAEQGNWTYLGRTISDVHGYGWLTVHEALQKSSNVALAKLAMRLDPATQYQYLRDFGFGSPTAIDYPSESGGLLRAPRGWSRQSQPSLAIGYEISVTPLQMALAYAALANGGELLEPRLVREVRTRDGRVQESYERTVVRRVVPEAVSEQLRAALIDVVEGGTGQQAALGPFLVAGKTGTARIAENGRYVPGAYTASFAGYFPADDPQLVFLAKVDEPKGAYYGGATAAPITRSALEAALAAHHAPFDRRTIAAEPALLPETPAIPAAVRKHDAARSLEGRGPFVLALDGSSTGQPARSAPEVDVPDVVDLPLRDAVRVLHASGVRVQVDGAGVVSATWPDAGAAVPQGTLVRVLARPEGR; from the coding sequence GTGAGCCGGCGCAGGGAAGCCGCGCCGCGCGCGCCGGCCCTGCGTCGCCGCGTGCTGCTGCTGGGCGTGCTGTGCGGTGCGGGCGTGGTGATGGCGCGCACGGCCCATCTCACGCTGGGCGAGGGCGTGGAGTGGGCGGAGCGCGCGGAGCAGCAGCAGGAGCAGGGGCTCTCGCTGCCTGCGCCGCGCGGCACGATCTACGACCGCAATGGCGTGCCGCTGGCGGCCAGCCGCGACGTCTATCGCATCGCGATTGCGCCGCGCGAGGTGAAGGATCGTGAGCGGGTGATCAGCGCGCTGACGGAGGTGGGTGGTGTCAGCCTGCGTGAGGCGCGGCGTGCAACGGACGTGAAGCGGCGCTGGGTCGTGCTGCGCGGCCGGTTCGGTGCGGCGGCGCGCGAGGCGCTGGACGGCGTGCAGGGCGTGCACTTCGAGACGGTGCAGCAGCGGTTCTACCCGCACGGCACGATCGCGCACGAGCTGCTGGGCCGGGTGAACGCGGAGGGGACGGCGCTCGGCGGACTCGAGATGGAACTGGACGACGTGTTGCGAGGCGAGCCCGGCCGTGCGACGGTCCGGCGCGACGCGCGCGGTCGCCCGATTCCCGGCGCCATGGTGCGCGTCGTCGAGCCGAAGCCGGGCCAGGATGTGTACCTCACGCTGGATGCGGAGCTGCAGTCCATCGCGGACGAGGCGCTGCGTGTTGCGATCGACAGCACGCGTGCGGCAGGCGGCGAGTTCCTGCTGCTGGATCCGCGCACGGGCGACGTGCTTGCTGCCGCGAGCCGGGGTCGTGACGGCGCTGCCAGCAACTGGCGCGCGGTCACCGAGCCGTACGAGCCGGGGTCCACGATCAAGCCGTTCCTGGTCGCCTCGCTGCTGGCTGCCGGGCGAGCGCGCATGACGGACAGTGTGTTCGCCGAGCAGGGGAACTGGACGTACCTCGGGCGCACGATCAGCGACGTGCACGGCTACGGCTGGCTGACGGTGCACGAGGCGCTGCAGAAGTCGTCCAACGTGGCGCTCGCGAAGCTCGCGATGCGGCTCGATCCCGCGACGCAGTACCAGTACCTGCGTGATTTCGGCTTCGGCTCCCCCACGGCCATCGACTATCCCTCGGAGAGTGGGGGACTGCTCCGCGCGCCGCGCGGCTGGTCCAGGCAGTCGCAGCCGTCGCTCGCGATCGGGTACGAGATCTCGGTCACGCCCCTGCAGATGGCGCTCGCCTATGCAGCGCTGGCGAATGGTGGCGAGCTGCTCGAGCCCCGGCTGGTGCGCGAGGTGCGCACGCGCGATGGTCGCGTCCAGGAATCGTACGAGAGGACAGTGGTGCGGCGCGTCGTGCCGGAAGCCGTGTCGGAGCAGCTGCGCGCTGCGCTCATCGACGTCGTGGAGGGCGGCACCGGGCAGCAGGCGGCCCTCGGTCCCTTCCTGGTAGCAGGCAAGACGGGCACGGCCCGCATCGCCGAGAACGGCCGTTACGTGCCGGGCGCGTACACTGCGTCGTTCGCCGGCTACTTCCCCGCGGATGACCCGCAGCTCGTGTTCCTCGCCAAGGTCGACGAGCCGAAGGGTGCGTACTACGGCGGCGCCACGGCCGCCCCGATCACGCGCAGTGCGCTGGAGGCGGCGCTGGCGGCGCATCACGCGCCCTTCGACCGGCGCACGATTGCGGCGGAGCCCGCGCTGCTTCCGGAGACACCGGCGATACCCGCTGCCGTGCGGAAGCACGACGCTGCGCGCTCACTGGAGGGGCGCGGCCCCTTCGTGCTGGCGCTCGACGGGTCGTCCACGGGCCAGCCGGCCAGGAGCGCCCCGGAGGTCGACGTTCCCGACGTGGTCGACCTGCCGCTGCGCGATGCTGTGCGCGTGCTGCATGCCTCCGGCGTGCGTGTACAGGTCGATGGTGCCGGTGTGGTGAGCGCGACCTGGCCGGACGCCGGTGCTGCCGTTCCGCAGGGCACGCTCGTGCGCGTACTGGCGCGTCCGGAGGGCCGGTGA
- a CDS encoding cell division protein FtsL has translation MAARGTIRTAVAFAALFAALTSVVWRQSRALEVMRELDAVRQDRALSEAERARLVHEAQRLESRPRVLAAAARRLDLRVPAASEIVIVSDTTEVLP, from the coding sequence ATGGCGGCGCGCGGCACGATCCGGACGGCGGTCGCGTTTGCGGCGCTGTTCGCTGCGCTGACCAGCGTCGTGTGGCGGCAGAGTCGTGCGCTGGAGGTGATGCGCGAGCTGGACGCGGTCCGGCAGGATCGTGCGCTGTCGGAAGCGGAGCGAGCGCGGCTCGTGCACGAGGCGCAGCGGCTGGAGAGCAGGCCGCGCGTGCTCGCGGCTGCGGCGCGGCGCCTGGACCTGCGCGTTCCTGCCGCGTCGGAGATCGTGATCGTGAGTGACACGACGGAGGTGCTGCCGTGA
- the rsmH gene encoding 16S rRNA (cytosine(1402)-N(4))-methyltransferase RsmH, whose product MARAYHDPVMVREVVAYLGAESGGLYFDGTLGGGGHTEAILEASDDTRVIGVDQDPDALATAGARLERFGGRVRLVESNFADAAERLEESLAGALLDLGISSHQIDEETRGFSFRPGTPLDMRMAAGSAAVPTAADLLNELEERELADVFYRFGEERRSRRLAGEVVKRRRTQPFRTSDDLLGAIDTALGPRTTNQDRARIFQALRIAVNDEMGVLARALPALRDRLEPNGVFVVLSYHSLEDRQVKDAFREWSRDCVCPPELPVCRCRGRALGGLVTRKPVTAGASEVEANPRARSAKLRAWRKAA is encoded by the coding sequence ATGGCGCGCGCGTATCACGATCCGGTGATGGTGCGCGAGGTGGTTGCGTACCTGGGCGCGGAGTCGGGCGGCCTGTACTTCGACGGCACGCTGGGCGGAGGCGGCCATACGGAAGCGATTCTCGAGGCGAGCGACGACACGCGGGTGATCGGTGTGGACCAGGACCCGGACGCGCTGGCGACGGCGGGTGCGCGGCTGGAGCGGTTCGGTGGACGGGTGCGGCTGGTCGAATCCAACTTTGCGGATGCCGCCGAGCGGCTGGAGGAGTCGCTCGCCGGTGCGTTGCTGGACCTGGGCATCTCCTCGCATCAGATCGATGAAGAGACACGGGGCTTCTCCTTCCGCCCCGGCACACCCCTGGACATGCGCATGGCGGCTGGCTCGGCCGCGGTTCCGACCGCGGCGGACCTGCTGAACGAGCTGGAGGAGCGCGAGCTGGCGGACGTGTTCTACCGGTTCGGCGAGGAGCGGCGTTCGCGGCGGCTGGCGGGTGAGGTCGTGAAGCGGCGTCGCACGCAGCCATTCCGCACGAGCGACGACCTGCTGGGAGCGATCGACACGGCGCTCGGTCCGCGCACGACGAACCAGGATCGGGCGCGCATCTTCCAGGCGCTGCGGATCGCGGTGAACGACGAGATGGGGGTTCTCGCCCGGGCGCTGCCTGCGCTGCGCGACCGGCTGGAGCCGAACGGCGTGTTCGTGGTGCTGTCGTATCACTCGCTGGAGGACCGGCAGGTGAAGGATGCGTTCCGCGAGTGGAGCCGCGACTGCGTGTGCCCGCCGGAGCTGCCGGTGTGCAGGTGCCGCGGCCGTGCGCTGGGCGGACTGGTCACGCGCAAGCCGGTGACTGCGGGTGCGTCGGAAGTGGAAGCCAACCCGCGTGCGCGCAGTGCGAAGCTGCGCGCCTGGCGGAAGGCGGCCTGA
- the mraZ gene encoding division/cell wall cluster transcriptional repressor MraZ: MAGTRAPSRVKFLGSYQNQLDSKGRVSLPAAFRREAADQAFVLIQAHAPALTLYPEGTWAEVEERLQDLLRRQPEARMWVLRMMSNAVEVVPDAQGRILVPARLKDAAQLDGQALLVGAIDKVEIWNPELFEGAVGEQSGEFERFAAQIFL; encoded by the coding sequence TTGGCCGGCACGCGCGCCCCGTCGCGGGTCAAGTTTCTGGGCAGTTACCAGAACCAGCTCGACAGCAAAGGTCGGGTCAGTCTGCCAGCCGCCTTCCGGCGGGAGGCGGCGGATCAGGCATTTGTGTTGATCCAGGCGCATGCGCCGGCGCTGACGCTGTATCCGGAGGGCACGTGGGCGGAGGTGGAGGAGCGGTTGCAGGACCTGCTGCGTCGTCAGCCGGAGGCGCGCATGTGGGTTCTGCGGATGATGTCGAATGCGGTGGAGGTGGTGCCTGACGCGCAGGGTCGGATTCTGGTGCCGGCGCGTCTGAAGGATGCAGCGCAGCTCGATGGACAGGCGCTGCTGGTGGGAGCGATCGACAAGGTCGAGATCTGGAACCCGGAGCTGTTCGAAGGCGCCGTGGGCGAGCAGAGCGGCGAGTTCGAACGGTTCGCAGCGCAGATCTTCCTGTAG
- a CDS encoding YegS/Rv2252/BmrU family lipid kinase has translation MKRHPEMNITLIVKPALPAVMEQLRNAASRMRAAGHAVTFLVTWEKPDLSRFAREAADGGADLVIAAGGDGTLNGIVQGLMNAAREAPPLAVIPTGTANDFANGRGIPTDIDAAMDVALHGRATEVDIACANDRWFINVSTGGFGASAARAAGGTLKRRLGGLAYILSGARRLLRLRPERARFMVDGRLIHDGAFVFFAVANGERTGGGTLVAPRADVRDGCLDLTIVRAGSRSDFIRLLPQLRAGTHLASPDVLYTRGARIEVHSPRRLDVNLDGEPMRARAVHYVVHPRSLRLVLPEREDGPER, from the coding sequence GTGAAGCGACACCCGGAAATGAACATCACGCTGATCGTCAAACCCGCCCTGCCGGCCGTCATGGAGCAGCTCCGCAACGCTGCATCCCGGATGCGCGCGGCGGGTCACGCGGTGACCTTTCTGGTCACGTGGGAAAAGCCCGACCTTTCCCGCTTCGCGCGCGAAGCGGCGGATGGCGGTGCTGACCTGGTGATCGCGGCGGGTGGCGACGGGACCCTGAACGGCATCGTCCAGGGGCTCATGAATGCCGCACGGGAGGCGCCGCCGCTGGCCGTGATCCCCACCGGCACGGCCAACGACTTCGCGAACGGGCGCGGCATCCCGACCGACATCGATGCAGCGATGGACGTGGCGCTGCACGGGCGCGCGACGGAGGTCGACATTGCGTGCGCCAATGACCGCTGGTTCATCAACGTGTCGACGGGGGGCTTTGGCGCTTCGGCAGCACGCGCGGCGGGCGGCACACTGAAGCGTCGACTGGGCGGGCTCGCCTACATCCTGAGCGGTGCGCGGCGCCTGCTGCGTCTACGCCCCGAGCGCGCGCGCTTCATGGTGGATGGCAGGCTGATCCACGACGGGGCATTCGTATTCTTCGCCGTGGCGAATGGTGAGCGCACGGGTGGCGGGACTCTCGTCGCGCCGCGCGCCGATGTGCGCGATGGCTGTCTCGACCTCACCATCGTGCGGGCGGGCTCACGCAGCGACTTCATCCGTCTGCTCCCGCAGCTGCGGGCCGGCACGCACCTGGCGAGTCCGGACGTCCTGTACACGCGTGGCGCCCGCATCGAGGTTCACTCTCCGCGCAGACTGGACGTGAACCTGGACGGTGAGCCGATGCGCGCGCGCGCTGTGCACTACGTGGTGCACCCGCGTTCACTGAGGCTCGTGCTCCCGGAAAGAGAAGACGGGCCGGAGCGTTGA
- a CDS encoding tetratricopeptide repeat protein, protein MDRARNHRRLAPLAFVAAVAAAAVTAAPAEAQDGGRYRVLVPALAPQAGAKDNFGKDVGKEVRKALDEFATHAPVEEKVLKDALKKFGLKEEDIRDCIKARQLAVQIGAELVMCGEYSESGDNRQVATRFVVPTTGEEFEVAPFAATQAKQAAAQIAGAFEQYLGQLRLAVFCNDELQRQAWDAAIEQCGKVVEANPNSASNQYNLASAYMNAGQDDVALATFEKAIEINPVHQDAILAAGVVAARLGQQEKSQQYLHQYLELNPGDQAVRLKIAADIAAAGDPRGALMLVEEGGATSTADADVTTLQYAGHFALASAREVIENSPQGDVSPDVQGLLEKALGYYNRAFEMQTDTPDVTMMTNMLVAYRLLERNDEAVAFGERAIQRVPNDAALLSAYADALAAADRTDEALRTLNRVTQIDPQYAVNARLGSWQLEDGNLSAAQAAFRKALQNGEVASGDDLARPIFAQGYNNHHKNKRFDTAISYYNVAREFATSSATTGMINFFHGYALFQKALEMQKPSTVASARASLPVFQEAKRWLEQAGGYTEQAQQRQQLLQNVDQYIEIQNALIKRG, encoded by the coding sequence ATGGATCGTGCACGCAACCATCGTCGGCTGGCGCCGCTCGCCTTTGTTGCGGCTGTCGCTGCTGCTGCAGTCACTGCAGCGCCGGCCGAGGCGCAGGACGGCGGACGATACCGCGTCCTTGTCCCTGCGCTGGCTCCCCAGGCGGGCGCCAAGGACAATTTCGGCAAGGACGTCGGCAAGGAAGTCCGCAAGGCACTGGACGAGTTTGCGACGCACGCGCCGGTCGAGGAGAAGGTCCTCAAGGACGCGCTGAAGAAGTTCGGCCTGAAGGAAGAGGACATCCGCGACTGCATCAAGGCGCGCCAGCTGGCCGTCCAGATCGGGGCCGAGCTCGTGATGTGCGGTGAGTACAGCGAGTCGGGCGACAACCGGCAGGTGGCGACCAGGTTCGTGGTTCCGACCACGGGCGAGGAGTTCGAGGTCGCACCGTTTGCGGCGACGCAGGCGAAGCAGGCGGCGGCGCAGATCGCCGGCGCGTTCGAGCAGTACCTCGGGCAGCTCCGTCTCGCGGTGTTCTGCAACGACGAGCTGCAGCGCCAGGCGTGGGATGCCGCCATCGAGCAGTGCGGCAAGGTCGTCGAGGCGAACCCGAACTCGGCGTCGAACCAGTACAACCTGGCGAGCGCGTACATGAACGCGGGCCAGGACGACGTTGCGCTCGCGACGTTCGAGAAGGCGATCGAGATCAACCCGGTGCACCAGGACGCGATCCTGGCGGCGGGCGTGGTCGCGGCGCGCCTTGGCCAGCAGGAGAAGTCGCAGCAGTACCTGCACCAGTACCTGGAGCTGAACCCGGGTGACCAGGCGGTCCGCCTCAAGATCGCGGCCGACATCGCCGCGGCCGGCGATCCGCGCGGTGCGCTGATGCTGGTCGAGGAGGGCGGAGCCACCTCGACTGCGGACGCTGACGTCACGACGCTGCAGTACGCCGGCCACTTTGCGCTGGCGTCGGCGCGTGAGGTCATCGAGAACTCGCCTCAGGGCGACGTCTCGCCGGACGTGCAGGGCCTGCTGGAGAAGGCGCTGGGCTACTACAACCGCGCCTTCGAGATGCAGACGGACACGCCGGACGTCACGATGATGACGAACATGCTCGTCGCGTACCGTCTGCTCGAGCGGAACGACGAGGCGGTCGCATTCGGTGAGCGCGCGATCCAGCGCGTGCCGAACGATGCCGCGCTGCTGTCGGCGTACGCCGACGCCCTCGCCGCCGCCGATCGCACGGACGAGGCACTGCGCACGCTGAACCGCGTCACACAGATCGATCCGCAGTACGCGGTCAACGCGCGGCTCGGCTCCTGGCAGCTCGAGGACGGCAACCTGAGCGCAGCACAGGCCGCGTTCCGGAAGGCGCTGCAGAACGGTGAGGTTGCGAGTGGTGATGACCTGGCGCGTCCGATCTTCGCGCAGGGTTACAACAACCACCACAAGAACAAGCGCTTCGACACGGCGATCTCGTACTACAACGTTGCACGCGAGTTCGCGACGTCGTCGGCAACGACCGGGATGATCAACTTCTTCCACGGTTACGCGCTGTTCCAGAAGGCGCTGGAGATGCAGAAGCCGAGCACGGTTGCATCCGCCCGCGCGTCGCTCCCGGTCTTCCAGGAGGCCAAGCGCTGGCTCGAGCAGGCCGGTGGCTACACCGAGCAGGCACAGCAGCGTCAGCAGCTGCTGCAGAACGTCGATCAGTACATCGAGATTCAGAACGCGCTGATCAAGCGCGGCTGA
- a CDS encoding SDR family oxidoreductase, producing the protein MLAAGTLEGKRILVTGGGSGLGLAMTERFLQLGARVAITSRSEERLQSALAQLDAGDACIAGPADVRDPDAVNAAVESVVRRLGGIDVLVNNAAGNFLAPTEELSPNGFDAVVRTVLHGTFHATSAVGRHMIATGNGGVILSIVTTYAWTGSAFVVPSAASKAGVLAMMRSLAVEWAEYGIRTAAIAPGPFPTEGAFSRLVPTADAEDLMRRRIPLKRFGRPAELAELAAFLISDSAAFITGECVTIDGGEWIGSGGEFNMLTQMPRERIKEMMRSLRPR; encoded by the coding sequence ATGCTTGCAGCGGGCACACTCGAGGGGAAGCGGATTCTCGTAACAGGCGGCGGTTCGGGGCTCGGGCTCGCGATGACCGAACGCTTCCTCCAGCTGGGAGCGCGCGTGGCGATCACGTCGCGTTCGGAGGAGCGGCTTCAGTCCGCGCTGGCGCAGCTCGATGCCGGTGACGCGTGCATCGCGGGCCCGGCAGACGTGCGGGACCCGGATGCGGTCAACGCGGCGGTGGAGAGTGTCGTCCGGCGGCTGGGCGGCATCGACGTGCTGGTCAACAACGCCGCGGGCAACTTCCTCGCACCCACCGAAGAGCTTTCACCGAATGGCTTCGACGCGGTCGTGCGCACCGTGCTGCACGGCACCTTCCACGCGACGTCGGCCGTCGGCCGGCACATGATCGCGACCGGCAACGGTGGCGTCATCCTGAGCATCGTCACGACATACGCATGGACCGGCTCCGCCTTCGTCGTGCCGTCTGCGGCGTCCAAGGCAGGTGTGCTCGCGATGATGCGTTCGCTCGCAGTGGAGTGGGCGGAGTACGGCATCCGGACCGCCGCGATCGCGCCCGGTCCCTTCCCCACTGAAGGCGCGTTCTCGCGCCTGGTACCAACGGCCGACGCAGAGGACCTGATGCGACGTCGCATTCCGCTGAAGCGATTCGGTCGTCCGGCAGAGCTGGCAGAGCTCGCCGCATTTCTGATCAGCGATTCGGCCGCGTTCATCACGGGCGAGTGCGTGACGATCGACGGCGGCGAATGGATCGGCAGTGGTGGGGAGTTCAACATGCTGACGCAGATGCCGCGCGAGCGCATCAAGGAGATGATGCGCTCGCTGCGGCCCAGGTGA
- a CDS encoding M1 family metallopeptidase, whose protein sequence is MKIALLALLFAAPADTTYFQQDIAYRIEATLDESTDVLTARARLDYTNNSSDTLDSLYFHLELNAFRPNSAWARRELEYGERRFQDLGSEDHAFERITAVRVGERTVQPQYRGAPDSTVVAIALPEPLAPGASATVMIDWQTRLATLPRRQGRRDRHHDFAQWYPRIAVYDHTGWATRPLLPQGEFYGEYGTFDVTLDVAADQVIGATGIPVEGDPGWAAARATGPEPWLRRDAYDAPAAQPLGLLDDATAEGRKRVRWLAEDVHHFAWSTNPDYIYEGGRIGDVAVHVLYQPGDTAWDDGVAVERTKNAIAFFSDVFGPYPWPQITNVHRIEPGGTEFPMMIMDGSASEGLIVHEIGHQWVHGIFGNNEWREGWLDEGFDSFLTNWYFEEQGAPADMWANSLEGIRRMERAGQTQPIALESAEFRDPRTYSAMTYTKPSLVFRMLREYLGEDTFRRALRLFYEEKALQHVTEEDLRVAFETAAGADLDWFFDQWIHTTATLDYRITSARAQQDGGTWVASVEVVREGEAWMPVELQVNGERRTLDSRDTRQVVTFRLDEAPQEAVLDPANVLLDIQVENNRAAFELTGSK, encoded by the coding sequence ATGAAGATTGCGCTGCTCGCACTGCTGTTCGCCGCGCCCGCGGATACGACGTATTTCCAGCAGGACATCGCGTACCGGATCGAGGCCACGCTCGACGAGAGCACGGACGTGCTCACCGCGCGAGCCAGGCTCGACTACACGAACAACTCGTCCGACACGCTCGATTCGCTGTACTTCCACCTCGAGCTGAACGCGTTCCGGCCGAACAGCGCCTGGGCGCGCCGTGAGCTCGAGTACGGCGAGCGGCGTTTCCAGGACCTGGGGTCCGAGGATCACGCCTTCGAGCGGATCACCGCCGTCCGGGTGGGTGAGCGCACGGTGCAGCCACAGTATCGGGGCGCACCGGATTCGACCGTCGTTGCGATCGCGCTGCCGGAGCCGCTGGCGCCCGGCGCGAGCGCGACGGTGATGATCGACTGGCAGACCCGGCTGGCGACGCTGCCGCGCCGCCAGGGGCGGCGGGACCGCCATCACGACTTCGCCCAGTGGTACCCGCGCATCGCGGTCTACGACCACACCGGATGGGCAACGCGGCCGCTGCTGCCGCAGGGCGAGTTCTACGGTGAGTACGGAACCTTCGACGTGACGCTGGACGTCGCGGCGGACCAGGTGATCGGCGCGACCGGCATCCCGGTCGAGGGCGATCCCGGCTGGGCGGCGGCACGGGCAACGGGCCCTGAGCCCTGGCTCAGGCGCGATGCGTACGATGCGCCCGCTGCGCAGCCGCTCGGCCTCCTGGACGACGCAACTGCGGAGGGGCGCAAGCGCGTCCGCTGGCTCGCGGAGGATGTTCACCATTTCGCGTGGAGCACGAACCCGGACTACATCTACGAGGGCGGGCGCATCGGCGACGTTGCTGTGCACGTGCTCTATCAGCCGGGCGACACTGCGTGGGACGACGGCGTTGCGGTGGAGCGCACGAAGAACGCGATCGCGTTCTTCAGCGACGTCTTCGGTCCCTACCCGTGGCCGCAGATCACCAACGTGCACCGCATCGAGCCCGGCGGCACCGAGTTCCCGATGATGATCATGGACGGGTCGGCCAGTGAGGGCCTGATCGTGCACGAAATCGGGCACCAGTGGGTGCACGGCATCTTCGGAAACAACGAGTGGAGGGAGGGCTGGCTCGACGAGGGCTTCGACTCCTTCCTGACCAACTGGTACTTCGAGGAGCAGGGCGCACCGGCGGACATGTGGGCCAACTCGCTCGAGGGGATCCGGCGCATGGAGCGCGCCGGGCAGACGCAGCCGATCGCACTGGAGTCGGCGGAGTTCCGGGACCCGCGCACGTACAGCGCGATGACCTACACCAAGCCGTCGCTCGTCTTCCGCATGCTTCGGGAGTACCTGGGAGAAGACACGTTCCGCCGGGCCCTGCGACTGTTCTACGAGGAGAAGGCGCTGCAGCACGTCACGGAAGAGGACCTGCGTGTGGCGTTCGAGACTGCGGCGGGCGCTGACCTGGACTGGTTCTTCGACCAGTGGATCCATACGACGGCGACGCTGGACTACCGCATTACGAGTGCGCGCGCACAACAGGACGGAGGCACGTGGGTGGCGAGCGTCGAGGTCGTGCGCGAGGGCGAAGCATGGATGCCCGTCGAGCTGCAGGTGAATGGTGAGAGGCGCACGCTGGACAGTCGCGACACGCGGCAGGTCGTGACGTTCCGTCTGGATGAGGCGCCGCAGGAAGCCGTGCTCGATCCTGCCAATGTGCTGCTCGACATACAGGTCGAGAACAACCGCGCAGCGTTCGAGCTGACGGGCAGCAAGTAG